The following nucleotide sequence is from Mesobacillus jeotgali.
AAGTGATCAACCAGGTGATCCGGAGGTCAAGCCTTGGGCCGGTAAAATAGAGGGGAATACTCGCGGGTACAAGCAGTTCATAATGTAACAGACCGAAGATCCATTTCAGCAGTAAATAACAAACAGAAGCTCAGAGTAACTCTGAGCTTTTTAGTAATGTTGAACCATTAAGATCCTTTGAATGAAAATGATATTTATTCATTTTCATCAATTTTATGCCACTTATAATCTTCAATCTTAAATACAATTGTATTTTTGGGATATCCGTAATAATAAAGTTTTTTTCCTTCTTTATTAAATGCTGTTGGGTTAAGGAAGTCTAATTGTTCATTAAAAGGGAACAAGAATGATATTCGCTCTCCTTTGCTTATTGCTTTTCTTTCTACATTTGGCTCCACGCCAGCCTCTATATAAGCAACATCTTCGTCATATGAAATTACGCTCAATAAAGTGACTGCATCATTTTCAGTGGAGGCGCTAATACCTCCAACTGTCTGTACCTTATCAGAACTATATGAAATATTGGTTGATACACTGCCGCGGAAGAACACCCCTGACTTTTCAGATAGTACCGTTTGGTAGACCTGTTCTTCATTGTTCCTAAATAAAGAGATAACAGATGAATCCGTCTCATATTGTTCCATCAACTCTGCATTTTTTGAAAGGAACGAAAGACTTTTTGCAGCACTTAACGCTGTAAACCTGTAGCCGCCTATAAAAACTATAAAAATGATAATAAATAGTAATGGTGTTATAAAAATCAATTTTTTCATATATAGACTCCCCCTGAAAAATCCATCTTCTCCTCATTCCTAAAGCATTCGCATCTTAGAATATCTTAACATCTTTTTCCTATTGTGTTTATTTTGTTTTTAATTCCATTTTGCTGTAAAGGGTTTTTTCTAGAATATGGAGAATTAATCTAGGTAGATTAGGATTTATATAAAAAGGGATGGGGTTTATGGAAATTTTATTGATCAGACATGGAGAGTCAGAGGGGGATATCCTCCAGGTCCACGAAGGCCGGGCGGATTTGCTGCTGACGGATCATGGCCGCAGGCAGGCAAGGGAAATGGCGAAAGTGGTAAAGGAGAAATACATGCCGGAGGTTATCTGGGCAAGTACATTGAAAAGAGCGCGTGAGACAGCAGAAATCCTCAGACAGGAAACTGGAATTTCCGTAATTGAGGATGATGGATTAAGAGAGTTCAATAACGGTGTTCTTGCAGGCTTGCCATATGCTGAGGCCAAGTTGCGCTATCCAGAGCCGGAGGGAGGCAGGAAGCCTCACGAGCCCATTGAGGAAGGCGAATCGGAACTTGAATTCCGCTTCAGGGCGCAAACAATATTCTCAAAGATTCTTGCTGAAAGTGCAGGACGTAAAAGAATTGCGATTGTTTCACACGGCGGGATGATCTCCAACCTGCTGAGGGCATTTTTGAACCTGCCCGTTTTATCGGATACTTATTTTCCTACTGGAGATACCGGAATCCATTTGCTCAAACTGAATGGCAGCCAGAAAGCCGTAATGTTCATGAATAACTGCGGACATCTGGAAAAAGTAGATTCAGAGCACCCCGTCATACAGGGGTCATAGATTTATTTTTCATAAAACAGCCCGGTTCCTTAGTGAGGATCCGGGCTGTTTGCTTTTATATTTTCACGATTGTCCTGCCGCGGTTTTCGCCTTTTAAAATACTGGCGAGAGTACCTGGCAATTCCTCTAATGTTATTTCAGTTTGAATGGTTTCCAGTAATCCATCCGGCTTCAAATCAGTTGCCATCCGCTGCCAGAGAAGCTTTCTTGTTTCCATCGGGCAATATACTGAGTCGATGCCGAGAAGGTTGATGCCTCTTAGAATGAATGGAAAGACTGTCGCAGGGACATCTGTTCCGCCGGTCAGGCCGCTGACGGCAACCGAACCGTTATACTCAAGCTTGCTAAGAATCGCAGTTAACGACTTGCCGCCAACCGGGTCAACGGCTGCCGCCCAAAGCTGCTTATCCAATGGTTTTATTTTTTCACCGGCAAGCTCTTCGCGGCTGATGATCTCGGCTGCGCCAATTTCACGAAGGTAGTTATGTTCTGATTCTTTTCCTGTGCTAGCTACAACCTGATATCCCCGCTTGGCGAGCATCGCCACTGCCACGCTGCCGACTCCGCCAGTTGCTCCGGTCACGAGGACTTTGCCTTTTTCCGGAGAAAGTCCATTCTCTTCAAGTCGATGGACAGACAATGCTGCCGTGAATCCAGCGGTTCCGTAGACCATCGCTTCTTTCAATGTTATACCTTCTGGCAATGGGACAATCCAATCTCCCGGAATCCTTGCAAATTCACTGAACCCTCCATAGTGGGAAACCCCTATTTCGTAGCTGGTGGCGATTACTTCGTCGCCTTCCTTGAACCGGCTGTCGTCAGACCGGACAACTGTCCCGGCAAGGTCAATGCCAGGGATAAAGGGGTAGGACCTGACAATCTTGCCATTTGGAATGCTTGCAAGCCCGTCTTTAAAGTTAACGCTCGAGTAGTCCACCTTGATTACTACTTCACCAGCAGGCAAATCTTCCAATCCGATCGTTTTTACTTCTGCTGAAAAATCATCATCTGTCTTGTTCACGATAAAAGCTTTGAAATTGTCCATATCTCCCCAACCTTTCTCGATTGATAGTCTTAGTATAGGGCATAAGCATGCCGGACTTCTAATAACACAACTTACTCAAGTTTTTCCAGTTTACCATCGATTGTTAAAAACTGAAAATGACTTTTGTTGCTGCTCAATGCCTGTCGACCAGGGCTAAAAAGTTAAGTCCATCACGAATTTATTACGATTTTGTGTCCACTTCTTATGGTGTGACGGACTTCACATATCTTTTATTCTGTCTCCCTTAAGATTTAGATAAGTAAGGTACACAGTGGAGGTTAGGGCTTCTAAACATTGTTAAATCAATTTTTCACTATTCACAAAGTGTTTACAATTTAACCCTTTTTAGACTGTATTTCCATGATAAGATGATTTTTGAAATCGGAAACGAT
It contains:
- a CDS encoding histidine phosphatase family protein; the protein is MEILLIRHGESEGDILQVHEGRADLLLTDHGRRQAREMAKVVKEKYMPEVIWASTLKRARETAEILRQETGISVIEDDGLREFNNGVLAGLPYAEAKLRYPEPEGGRKPHEPIEEGESELEFRFRAQTIFSKILAESAGRKRIAIVSHGGMISNLLRAFLNLPVLSDTYFPTGDTGIHLLKLNGSQKAVMFMNNCGHLEKVDSEHPVIQGS
- a CDS encoding NADPH:quinone oxidoreductase family protein, with protein sequence MDNFKAFIVNKTDDDFSAEVKTIGLEDLPAGEVVIKVDYSSVNFKDGLASIPNGKIVRSYPFIPGIDLAGTVVRSDDSRFKEGDEVIATSYEIGVSHYGGFSEFARIPGDWIVPLPEGITLKEAMVYGTAGFTAALSVHRLEENGLSPEKGKVLVTGATGGVGSVAVAMLAKRGYQVVASTGKESEHNYLREIGAAEIISREELAGEKIKPLDKQLWAAAVDPVGGKSLTAILSKLEYNGSVAVSGLTGGTDVPATVFPFILRGINLLGIDSVYCPMETRKLLWQRMATDLKPDGLLETIQTEITLEELPGTLASILKGENRGRTIVKI